Below is a window of Methylosinus sp. PW1 DNA.
ATCATGCGGCCGTCGCCGAGCAGGATAGGCTGGCGCAGCTGACGATTCCAGGGCCGCAGCGACAGGCGCACGCCTTTGAAGGCCGCAATGGTGAATTCAGGACCCAAAAGATAGTCGCGCAGCGCCTTCGGATCAGCCGAGGCGGCGCGCGTGACGGCCTCGCCGACCATGCGCGCGGCGATCCAGGCCTGATGATCGCGCGCGTTCATGCCGCGATGAAACTGTGCGCGGAAGCGGTTTTGCAGCTGCACGGCGCCCCATTGCTCATGCGAGGCGTCCCAGCTCGTCGGAACGAGCCCCGCCGCGCCGGCGACCGGGCGCGGATCGAAAGTGCGATAGGGCAGATAATTGCCGAACACCTCGCTCTCGTCCGCGGCGATCAGCACATCATAGCTGGCGCCCTGCGTCAGCGGCGGAATCAGCCGCTGTGTCTGCACGCTGCCGGAATCGGAGCGGCGCCCGCCCTCGGTGTCGACATAGACGCGCTCGTCGACGATCTTGGCGCCGAATTTCTTCGCGCTGGCGCGATAGGCGGCGGCGAGCAGCTCGTCCGCCGGGTGCGAGCCTTTGATGACGAGCCAGCGGCGCCATTGCTTCCAGACGAGATATTGCGCCAGCCCATCTGTGAGCATGGAGCGCGTCGGCGCGACATGAATGACATTGGCGCGGCAGTCTTCCTCGCGCAGCCTATCGTCCGCCGCGCTCACATTGAGGAGGAGCGCATCGCGCGTCCTCAGCGCGTCGGCGACATGCAGAAGATCGTCGGCGGAAAGATCGGCGAGTATCGCCACGGCGCCCTGGTCGAGCAGCTTTTGCGCGGCGGCGACCGCGTCGTCGCCGGGCGCGAGCTTCTCGTCGATGGCCTCATAGCTCTGGCCGGTGAACCGGCCTGTGGTGTTGTCGTCGGCGACGCCGATCAGCGCGCCGGCCAGAGTGTCGTCCTCGGCCGGGAGGTCGAGGATCGACAATGTTTCGCTGGAGTGCTGCTGGCGCAGCACGCCGAGCTTCACCCGCAGCGGCTCGGCGGCGGCGGGCGTTGTGGCGAGAATGGCGGCGACCGACGCCCCGATGACGCAACGCTTTATCATGACGCTAGTCGGCCGCTCCTTCTTTCGCTCAGCGAATCAGCTTCAGCAGCGCCTGGCCCGCCTTGGACTTCAGCTCCTTGGCGTCGAGCGTGCCTTCGTCGTCCTTGTCCGCCGCCTTGAACAGCTTGGCGACGAGGGCGAGATATTCCTCTTTCGTGAGCGTTTTGTCATCGTCGGGATCGGCGGCGGCGAAATCTTTCTTGGAGATGCGCGCGCCGACCTCCTTGCGGTCGACCGTGCCGTCATTGTCCTTCTCGAGCTTGTCGAAGACGGCCGCCGCCGCCTTGCTCACTTCGGCGAGATCGAGCGTGCCGTCATTATCGGTGTCGAAGCTCTTGATCGGCGAAGGCGCGGCGAAAACCGGTTGCGCGACCATGGCCGATGCGAAGCAAAGTCCGGCGCCGAGAGCGATAATGTGAAATTTGGTCGTCATACTTGCCTCCGTTTCCCGACGAATATCGCGAGATTCTCCCAATATAGTCGGAGCCGGCCGATCGCACAAAGCGTACCTTCGCGCATGGCTCCGCTACAGATCGTCGCTCTCGCGCTCTTCCGCCTCGGCCTCCTCCACCTCGGGCAGCGGCAGCAGCACCTCTATCCGCGTGCCGCCCTCCGGCCGGCGCTCCATGCGCATCACGCCGCCGAGCGTATGAACGCGCTCGCTCATGCCGATGAGGCCGAGGCCGAATCTGCGCTCCTCCGGCAGGCCGACGCCATCGTCCTCGACGAGAACGCGCAGCGCTTCGGCGCCGGCGAGCTCGGGCGGAGCCTCGACGAATTCGAGCCGCGCCTCGGCGTTGGCGGCCGAAGAATGGCGGAAAATATTGGTGAGCGATTCCTGCACCACGCGATAGGCGGTGAGCGCGATCTTCTCGTCGAGGCAGGAGAGATCATGAGCGAT
It encodes the following:
- a CDS encoding ABC transporter substrate-binding protein, whose translation is MIKRCVIGASVAAILATTPAAAEPLRVKLGVLRQQHSSETLSILDLPAEDDTLAGALIGVADDNTTGRFTGQSYEAIDEKLAPGDDAVAAAQKLLDQGAVAILADLSADDLLHVADALRTRDALLLNVSAADDRLREEDCRANVIHVAPTRSMLTDGLAQYLVWKQWRRWLVIKGSHPADELLAAAYRASAKKFGAKIVDERVYVDTEGGRRSDSGSVQTQRLIPPLTQGASYDVLIAADESEVFGNYLPYRTFDPRPVAGAAGLVPTSWDASHEQWGAVQLQNRFRAQFHRGMNARDHQAWIAARMVGEAVTRAASADPKALRDYLLGPEFTIAAFKGVRLSLRPWNRQLRQPILLGDGRMIVSVSPQDGFLHQTSELDTLGVDKPETKCRLK
- a CDS encoding calcium-binding protein — protein: MTTKFHIIALGAGLCFASAMVAQPVFAAPSPIKSFDTDNDGTLDLAEVSKAAAAVFDKLEKDNDGTVDRKEVGARISKKDFAAADPDDDKTLTKEEYLALVAKLFKAADKDDEGTLDAKELKSKAGQALLKLIR